CAAGGCAGAAGTATCCTTTCCTGATAAACTGATAAGATTCACCTAACAGGGATTGCCGAAGCGCCGGCTCAGCAAAGGCCGTATCAATGGTTTGCAAACTGTGCGGATTAAGATACTCCTTAAAATCCCCTTCCTCCGCATTGGGATCTTCTACATGGAACAGCCTGTCGTACAGGTTCACCATTACAGGCACTGCCGCAGGTACACTTACCCAGTGAATCGTACCCTTCACCTGAATTCCACTGTGGTCATCGCCGCTTCTGCTTTCAGGAATGTAGGTGCAGTGAATCTCCTTCACTTCACCCTGTTCATCTTTGAAGAAATGCTCACACTTCACGATATAGGCGCTTTTCAATCTTACCATCAGGCCTACGCCAAGCCTGAAAAATTTTTTAGGTGGTACTTCCATAAAATCTTCCCGCTCAATCCACAACTCCCTGCTAAAAGGTATTTCACGGCTTCCGCTGTCCGACATTTCAGGATTGTTTTCACTATGCAGCATTTCCATTCTGCCTGCTTCATAATTCGTGATTACAAGCTTCACCGGATCAAGCACCACCATCCTGCGTATCGCATGCTTATTAAGATCCTCACGGACACAAAACTCAAGCAGTCCGATATCAATCGAATTTTCCCTGCGCTGAATGCCAACCTTATCACAAAAAGCACGGATGCTGGCAGGTGTGTATCCCCTTCGCCGGAAAGCCGAGATCGTAGGCATGCGCGGATCATCCCATCCTGCCACTGCTTTTTCATTCACCAGCTGTAACAGCTTCCGTTTGCTCATCACCGTGTAGGTCATGTTTAACCGTGCAAACTCATATTGATGTGACGGGAAGATCTCCAGTTGCTCAATGAACCAGTCATATAGAGGCCGGTGCACCTCAAACTCCAGCGTGCAGATAGAATGTGTGATCTGTTCGATGGCATCGCATTGCCCGTGGGCAAAGTCATACATGGGGTAAATGCACCATTTGTTGCCGGTGCGGTGATGTTCAACATGCTTGATACGGTACATCAGCGGATCCCGGAGATGCATATTGGGTGATGCCATATCGATCTTTGCACGCAGCACTTTCTCTCCTTCTTTAAATTCACCGTTACGCATGGCAGCAAAGAGGCGTATGTTCTCTTCTATACTCCTGTTCCTGTGCGGACTTTCCTTGCCTGCTTCGGTTGGAGTGCCTTTCGTGGCGGCAATTTCCTCCGCCGACAAGTCATCTACATAAGCTAGTTCTTTCCGGATCAGGATGCAGGCAAATCCATAGAGCTGTTCGAAATAATCGGATGCATAAAATTCATTATCCCATGTAAAACCCAGCCACTGAATATCAGCCTTTATGCTGTCAACATATTCTGCTTCTTCCTTCTCCGGATTCGTATCATCAAACCGCAGGTTTGTCTTCCCGCCATACTTATCTGCCAGGCCAAAATTGAGGCAGATGCTTTTAGCATGGCCGATGTGCAGGTAGCCATTAGGCTCCGGCGGAAACCTCGTCAGCACCCGGCCATTGTGCTTACCGCTCTTCAGATCAGCTTCCACAATTTCTTCCAGGAAGTTCAGGGGTTTAACGTCTCCATTCATACAACAATAACGTATTTTAAGTGAGGCAAAGGTAACGGCAAATTTCGCAAATAAGCCGCTGTAAATTTTTGAATCGATGCATACCGAACACAGTCTTTAATTCAAATAATGAAGTAATTTGTAAGGTGATAAATCAATCGTTACTTAAAATTTTGCCCGTTCAATGATGCGTAGATCTATACTCGTGCTTGTTGCACTTATGTTGCTGAAAGGATCAGACCTGTATGCACAATGCAATTTACCTGCTCCGGTCATCAGCAACATTATTGCAGGCGAAACTTCCATATCGGTTTACTGGAATACCAATCTGGCTGTTGCATATTACAAAGTACGGTACAGGATAAGTGGCGGGAGCAACTGGACAACATCAAATCCATTGCCTCAAGGTTCAACCTACTATTATATTAATGAACTCAATGCTGCCACATCTTATGATGTGCGTATAGTGCCATACTGTTCCAATAATCAGCAGGGAAATTATGCGGTGGCCACGGTGACCACGCTTCCTCCTCCGCAATGCAACCTGCCGGCACCGCTGATCAATGATATCATTATTACAGAAAACAGCATCCGGCTCATCTGGCAGCCTGATCCTGCTGCCGCTTACTATAAAGTGTATCACCGGCAGATCGCATCTGTCAACTGGCAAAGTTCGCCGGAAATCAATGCCGCAGATTCCAGCTACCAGATCAGTGGATTATTCTCCGGCACCGAATATCTTATTCAGCTTGTTCCGTATTGCAGCAATGGAAAAAAGGAACTGATGTTTGATACTATCTGCTCAACCCTTCCTTCCGCTTCCGGTTATACAAAAGACAGCATCGTTATCGTAATTTATTTAGATGATCTTCCACACAAAATGATGGATTCCACAGGAGCGCCTTCTTTTATCCATACACCTAACTTCGACCGGATTGCCAGTGAAGGAATAAATTTCACCCGCAACTACGCCATGCTACCACTTTGTGCTCCTTCAAGAGCGACCTTAATTACAGGCCGCTCTTTCGTCACCACGGGGGTTACCGATAATTCCACACAGCCAAATTTCAACATGATGCTACCGACAATCGGCGGATTGCTACGAAGTCATGGTGTTTATACTGCGGCGCTGGGCAAGTTTCACGATGTTATCGGGGAGCATCCTTCCGATTGGGATTACAGTTTTGAAAGCTACAACCTGCAGAAGGAAAACACAACGATGAACCCGGTGAAGTTTCAGCTCAACGGCGGAGCACCGAAAAAGGCAGGCAATGATTCTATTATTACGAAAGTGCTGATGGATTCGGCAGCAGCCATAATACAAAGGGTGGACGGCAAATTGTTTTTACTCATTTCACTGCGTGATCCGCATATACCTACCAAGGTTCCGGCGCCTTTTGATACACTCTATGAACATGCACCGGTTGTTTTCGGACCTAATACGGTGCCCTTTTCAGATCTCTATCCGTCTTTTACTTACCTGTTGCCGGAAAAAAATTATAACACCCTTTCAGCAGCTGAATTGGCGCTTAAAGACCAGTACCGCGCGATAGCCTATGTGGATGACCGGATCGGATACTTGCTTTCCGTGTTGGAGAATACAGGGAAACTGAATAACACCACCATCATATTAACAGGCGATCATGGATTCTTAAACCAGGAACATGCGCTTTATGGCAAACGGCGACCTTACCAGGAATCGCTGAATGTTCCATTATTTATCTGGAATAATGAATGGTTTCCGCAAAAGGGTACAAGGAGCACGGTGCTGACCTGCAATGCAGATCTGTTTTCCACTATGCTGGAATTATTTGACCTGTCCGACCCGGGCTCAGACGGGTTGTCGGTGAAAAGTTTGTATAATGGAACTGCCGTGCGCAAGACGGCTTATGCAAGTGTGCCTTACACGACTGAAGGCGGATATGAAGCCATGCCTTCCTGCCGTTCAGTTTGGGATAGCGCCTATCAGTATACGAGATATGGATGTTCCAATATAACAGAAGAGTTTTTTGACCTGAAGAATGATCCATATCAGATGAACAACCTTATAACAGTACCGTCGTTACAAAGTACGATTCAATCCTACCGTGTGACTCTTGCCAACATCGCCGCACAGCTAAACGATACTGCGTCGGGCACCGTAATCAACTGTTACCTTATTGAAAACGGAACATTTGATTTTAATGTCAAGATGTCCATTCAGGGTTATGCCGATGAACTTAACCAGGGTTTTATGAAACCGGTAATGACTAATCAACTGGCAGGCAGTAACACGGATATTGTTGATACGGTCACTATTTTGCTGCATGATGCCGGAACGCTTGCTGCCGTTGATTCATCTAAAGGCCTTTTACAAACCAACGGAATAGTGCATTGTACATTTGACAATGCATCTGCAGTTGCTTCCTATTATGTGGTGGTTCGTTACAAAAATACTTTGAAAACCTGGAGTGCCTTACCGGTTGCTATGAGTATGGGAAGCTATGATTTTACAGCCAATTCATTAAGTGCATTTCCTGATATCAATAACCCTGTTCCGCCACTGAGCTTTACCTCCGGCTCCTACTCGATTTACAGCGGTGATGTTAACCAGGACGGGCAGATTAACGGAGAAGATATGAACCTGCTGGAGTATGCTGCAGCAGAGCAGGCCTTCGGTTATTACAAATCTGATCTTACCGGCGATGGTGCCACAGACGGTGCAGATTTTAATTTGCTGGAAATGGTGATCAGTTTAGGTCTTTTTGCAGTTCACCCATAATGGTGCGCCTGTTCTGCCCTTTTTGCTTATGTAGAATACTATTCAACGGCTCTTCCACAAATCTTCGAGTATCAGCCCGGCTTTATCTCACAAAAATTAACTTACCGCTTCTCACCGACAGGCCATTACTGTTAACCCGATAGAAATAGATGCCATCCGGGATTTGCCCTGCTGCAATTACATTTAATCCGTCAACCATCTCCGTATGCAACATATTCTCTCCGTTACAATTAAACAGGCCAAACTGAAGACCTGTAGCATGGCCTGCACTATTGATCAATATCTGATCACCTTGCTGACTGAAATAAAAAGAACCAGGATTATTAGCGTCAGAAAATCCCGCAGCCGTACAAACTTCCACCACGATATTCAGTGAATCTGTGTTCGCACATCCGAAGCCATCTAAGTAGGTGTAATATAGTGTGAATACGCCTGTTGACGGAGGCACGAAATGATCATTGTTGACACCGGGCCCGCTGAAAACGCCGCCGGAAGGGTCTCCCAATAAAAGCACTGTTGCATCACTGAAACAGATAGTGTCCGCTTTTACCGTCATGGATACTTCCGTCAACGAATGAACTGTTACCTCTACCTCCGCTGAATCAATGCAACCGGATGTACCTGTTGCTGTCACTGTGTATTCACCACTCTCATTCACCACAATGGCAGAATCTGTTGCGCCGTTCGACCAAAGGTAGGTTATGCCTTCACTCTCCACATAAGTTTTAAATACCCAATCGAAATCCGTGAGGTAAGTGCCCGACGGATCTACAAAACCCATCACACCATTGATATACGGATTACCGGCGCCGATTTGCAGGCCGTAAGGGTCGGGCATGCCAGGCCCGCCACGAATCTGAAAAGTGTAGGTATTACCTGCTATTACAGGTATGCTTTCTTCAAATGTGAGAAGGCAGTTTCCCGCCGGGCAATTTATATTCACTACCTGTGAATCCAGCAGAGTGCCTCCGGTTCCGCTGCCTTCCCAGACTGTCCAGTAACCGGTTCCATTGATGTAGTTAAAGAATCCGGCATCAATCTCCACCAGCGTGCCGGTGATGCCGGCCTGAAAGGATTGCCAATAAGAATACCCGGGCAGGTTGCGTGCACTTGTTCCGCCGTTGTAAAAAACCTGCGACTGATCGAGTGACAGCGAACCGCCACTGCCGGATGCAAGCAGTACCACCGAATCTCCTTCGCAAAAAGTGGTTGCACTTTGGGGGGTGATGGTTACATCGCATTGTGCCAGGGCAATGCCGGATGCAAAGACCAGTGCAGAAGCATAAGTAATCCTTATCACTGTGCTGAATAGATTCAAGGCTTTCATTAATTGCATTTAAGTCAACAAAGTTTCCTCACCAACATCTGAATAAAAATGACAATCATCATGTTTTTGAATGAGTCGCTTTTCATGCCGTTCGATGCAGAGCTTTTAGAGCAGGATGCTATTGACCGGATTTGTCTAATGCCAGGAGACGGCTCCGGTATGATTCCGGCAACAAGAGTTTCCTGACCCAGCCATCAAGATGAATCAATCTGCAGAACTTGTAAGCTGGTACTGAAGGTCGCAGCCAATGTGTCTGCCCAAATTTTAATAATGCATAAACTTCTTCAGGTACCACCAGCTTCTGCGCTTCAATCAAAATCTTGTACCGGCTTATACCTAACTGTTTTTTATACTGCAGGAAAAGGTCTGAAGTGTACCGGCTCATGGCCAGATCATCCTGTATGTGCTGCCTGCGGCTGACTATCCACGATTCATAATTGGGGGGAAGATCCTGTAACTGCATGCGTTGTCCAACGCGATAAAAAACATCAAAGACCTCTTCCTTCTCTGCTGGCGTAAGCTGACGAAACAATAACTCATAAGCTGCAATGGAATAATGAATAAGCATATATAGTACATCGCGATAGGCCCATGGCGGAATCTGACTGCCGCGGTTCATTTCAACCTGCCGGTGAATGAATGTAATCGTATCTATCGCTTTCAATGCATCGTCATCTGAAGAGAAAACAATTTTTTGAGCATATGCAACCGTGGAGAACAGTCGCCCAATGGGATCCGCAGGAAGCCTTCCTGTAAAATACAGCCAGTCCACTGCTTTGTTAAGCGCAAATTCTGCAGATGCCCCTGCAAATATGAAGAGTACCGTATCTGTATTTCCCCAAATGCTGCGCACTACCGATGACTCCTTTACAAAGTATTTCATGTGAGGCTAAATTACCGAAAAGTTACTGCCGCTTAATCAGCACATAAAATGAATACGGAAAGCATGTGCCGGTTTGCCATAACCAACTGTGATCATTCTCAGAAAACAGAATTGCTGTTTATTATTGCCGTCATCTCGCTATTGTCAATGAATGATTTAATCTTCAAAAAATAGTATTTTTCCTTTCTTACTGATACTGCCAATGAATTTCCCTTTATTAATGTTTTTCCTGGTAAGCTATTTAACGCCTGAACCGATGATTACCAACTTAAACAAGCAAGAGCAGGCCATCTGCAGTGCCGTTGATGCACGTGCAGCAGCGGCCATTGCCCTGCTGAAGGAGGCCGTCAATATCAACAGCGGAACAATGAACTTTGAAGGTGTGCGTAAGGTCGGAGAACTGTTTATGGATGAATTGAAAAAGCTTGGCTTTGAAACGCGCTGGTCAAATGGCGCTGAATTCGGCCGTGCCGGTCACCTCGTAGCTGTTCATAAAGGAAAAGGAAAAAAATTTCTGCTGATTGGCCATCTCGATACAGTATTTGAAACTGACAATGAGTTTCAAAGCTGGGCCATGATAAATGATTCAACGCTACGGGGCCCCGGCGCCTCCGATATGAAAGGTGGTGACGTGATCATCATTTTAGCCATGCAGGCGCTGCAGGATGCCGGATTGCTGGATGACCTTTCCATTGAAATCATTATGACCGGTGATGAAGAGTTGAACGGCGATCCGCTGTCGCTGTCAAAAAAAGATATCCGCGAAGCAGCTATCCGTGCTGATATCGCATTAGGTTTTGAAGATGGCGACGGACTACCGAACAGCGCCTTGATATCAAGACGCGGTTCATCCGAATGGACACTCACCGTGAAGGGCACACCTGCTCATTCATCACAGATATTTACAACCAATGTAGGCAGTGGCGCCATCTTTGAAACAGCCCGCATTCTCCATTCATTTTACGAGGCATTGTCCGGAGAAGAAAACCTGACGTTCAATCCCGGACTCATTGCTGGCGGATCAGCTGTATCGTTCAGCAGCGAGACCAATACAGCCACCGCTTTCGGGAAGAATAATATTGTGCCTGGAGAAGTGATCGTGAAAGGCGATTTGCGCGCTGTATCCGCTGAACAACTGAAAAAGGCCAGGCAGATCATGGCAGACATTATCAAAGACAATTATCCTCAAACCGCTGCCACCATTGATTTCGGAGATGATGGTTATCCGCCGATGACATTAACGCCTGGCAACAAAATGCTGCTCGATGCCTATTGTAAGATAAGCATTGATCTGGGATTTGGTCCCGTGAATGCTGTTCCGCCGCGTAATGCCGGCGCAGCCGATATCTCTTTTGCCGCCGACTTTGTGGAAATGGCACTCGACGGATTAGGCATTGCAGGTGCAGGCGGACATACTGCTAATGAAACGGCGAACCTGAATTATTTATCCATCGACGCCAAACGTGCTGCCGTGCTGATAGCCAGGATGGCAAAATAAACGCTCTGCGCTTCCCGTACTTCCTGCAATATGCAACACAAGTTATTTACACCTGTACAGATTGGTCCGTTGTTGCTTAGAAACCGTTCAATCCGTGCGGCAGCATTTGAAGGCATGTGTCAAAATCATGCCGTATCTCCGGAATTAATAGCTTATCATGAGGCTGTGGCTGCGGGAGGTATTGGCATGACTACGGTTGCCTATGTTTCCGTGACCAGAGACGGGCTTTCATTTCCCCATCAGCTATGGATGCATGATGCAATTATTCCTTCGCTGAAAAAACTGACAGATGCAGTTCACCGCCATAATGCGGCTGCATCCATACAACTCGGCCATTGCGGCAACATGGCAAAACGCTCCGTAACGCGTACGCGTCCGGTTGCGCCTTCAGCCCGTATCAACTGGTACGCTCCCTCCTTTCCGCACGCTTTAAAGAAGGAAGAGATCTTTGCACTGGTTAAATCATTTGGTGCTGCTGTTAAGATGGCACAGCAGGCAGGCTTTGATGCGGTAGAAGTGCATGCCGGTCATGGCTACCTGATCAGCCAGTTTTTATCCCCTTACACCAATCGCCGCAATGATGAATTTGGCGGCTCGTTGACCAACAGGATGCGTTTCCTGCAGTTAGTGCTGGATGAAGTCATGCACGCTGCTGCCGGAAAAACTGCCGTGCTGGTAAAGATGAATATGCGTGATGGATTTGATGGCGGCCTTGAACGGGAAGGTGCATTGCAGGTCGCCCTGCTT
The DNA window shown above is from Chitinophagales bacterium and carries:
- a CDS encoding glutamine--tRNA ligase/YqeY domain fusion protein — translated: MNGDVKPLNFLEEIVEADLKSGKHNGRVLTRFPPEPNGYLHIGHAKSICLNFGLADKYGGKTNLRFDDTNPEKEEAEYVDSIKADIQWLGFTWDNEFYASDYFEQLYGFACILIRKELAYVDDLSAEEIAATKGTPTEAGKESPHRNRSIEENIRLFAAMRNGEFKEGEKVLRAKIDMASPNMHLRDPLMYRIKHVEHHRTGNKWCIYPMYDFAHGQCDAIEQITHSICTLEFEVHRPLYDWFIEQLEIFPSHQYEFARLNMTYTVMSKRKLLQLVNEKAVAGWDDPRMPTISAFRRRGYTPASIRAFCDKVGIQRRENSIDIGLLEFCVREDLNKHAIRRMVVLDPVKLVITNYEAGRMEMLHSENNPEMSDSGSREIPFSRELWIEREDFMEVPPKKFFRLGVGLMVRLKSAYIVKCEHFFKDEQGEVKEIHCTYIPESRSGDDHSGIQVKGTIHWVSVPAAVPVMVNLYDRLFHVEDPNAEEGDFKEYLNPHSLQTIDTAFAEPALRQSLLGESYQFIRKGYFCLDKTSTEGKLIFNRTVTLKDGWSKSKS
- a CDS encoding sulfatase-like hydrolase/transferase gives rise to the protein MRRSILVLVALMLLKGSDLYAQCNLPAPVISNIIAGETSISVYWNTNLAVAYYKVRYRISGGSNWTTSNPLPQGSTYYYINELNAATSYDVRIVPYCSNNQQGNYAVATVTTLPPPQCNLPAPLINDIIITENSIRLIWQPDPAAAYYKVYHRQIASVNWQSSPEINAADSSYQISGLFSGTEYLIQLVPYCSNGKKELMFDTICSTLPSASGYTKDSIVIVIYLDDLPHKMMDSTGAPSFIHTPNFDRIASEGINFTRNYAMLPLCAPSRATLITGRSFVTTGVTDNSTQPNFNMMLPTIGGLLRSHGVYTAALGKFHDVIGEHPSDWDYSFESYNLQKENTTMNPVKFQLNGGAPKKAGNDSIITKVLMDSAAAIIQRVDGKLFLLISLRDPHIPTKVPAPFDTLYEHAPVVFGPNTVPFSDLYPSFTYLLPEKNYNTLSAAELALKDQYRAIAYVDDRIGYLLSVLENTGKLNNTTIILTGDHGFLNQEHALYGKRRPYQESLNVPLFIWNNEWFPQKGTRSTVLTCNADLFSTMLELFDLSDPGSDGLSVKSLYNGTAVRKTAYASVPYTTEGGYEAMPSCRSVWDSAYQYTRYGCSNITEEFFDLKNDPYQMNNLITVPSLQSTIQSYRVTLANIAAQLNDTASGTVINCYLIENGTFDFNVKMSIQGYADELNQGFMKPVMTNQLAGSNTDIVDTVTILLHDAGTLAAVDSSKGLLQTNGIVHCTFDNASAVASYYVVVRYKNTLKTWSALPVAMSMGSYDFTANSLSAFPDINNPVPPLSFTSGSYSIYSGDVNQDGQINGEDMNLLEYAAAEQAFGYYKSDLTGDGATDGADFNLLEMVISLGLFAVHP
- a CDS encoding DUF2236 domain-containing protein → MKYFVKESSVVRSIWGNTDTVLFIFAGASAEFALNKAVDWLYFTGRLPADPIGRLFSTVAYAQKIVFSSDDDALKAIDTITFIHRQVEMNRGSQIPPWAYRDVLYMLIHYSIAAYELLFRQLTPAEKEEVFDVFYRVGQRMQLQDLPPNYESWIVSRRQHIQDDLAMSRYTSDLFLQYKKQLGISRYKILIEAQKLVVPEEVYALLKFGQTHWLRPSVPAYKFCRLIHLDGWVRKLLLPESYRSRLLALDKSGQ
- a CDS encoding M20/M25/M40 family metallo-hydrolase, which codes for MNFPLLMFFLVSYLTPEPMITNLNKQEQAICSAVDARAAAAIALLKEAVNINSGTMNFEGVRKVGELFMDELKKLGFETRWSNGAEFGRAGHLVAVHKGKGKKFLLIGHLDTVFETDNEFQSWAMINDSTLRGPGASDMKGGDVIIILAMQALQDAGLLDDLSIEIIMTGDEELNGDPLSLSKKDIREAAIRADIALGFEDGDGLPNSALISRRGSSEWTLTVKGTPAHSSQIFTTNVGSGAIFETARILHSFYEALSGEENLTFNPGLIAGGSAVSFSSETNTATAFGKNNIVPGEVIVKGDLRAVSAEQLKKARQIMADIIKDNYPQTAATIDFGDDGYPPMTLTPGNKMLLDAYCKISIDLGFGPVNAVPPRNAGAADISFAADFVEMALDGLGIAGAGGHTANETANLNYLSIDAKRAAVLIARMAK
- a CDS encoding NADH:flavin oxidoreductase: MQHKLFTPVQIGPLLLRNRSIRAAAFEGMCQNHAVSPELIAYHEAVAAGGIGMTTVAYVSVTRDGLSFPHQLWMHDAIIPSLKKLTDAVHRHNAAASIQLGHCGNMAKRSVTRTRPVAPSARINWYAPSFPHALKKEEIFALVKSFGAAVKMAQQAGFDAVEVHAGHGYLISQFLSPYTNRRNDEFGGSLTNRMRFLQLVLDEVMHAAAGKTAVLVKMNMRDGFDGGLEREGALQVALLMERMGIHALVLSGGFVSRAPMYILRGAMPVQTLAQHVDSRLMRWLVRRFGHWLIREVPFSPTYFLDEALIFRKELKMPLVYVGGILSGEHIEQVLSEGFDAVAMARVLIHDPDFIHKLLRQSLSHSACDTCNYCIAVMYNGPFSCIQHKT